One window from the genome of Sardina pilchardus chromosome 12, fSarPil1.1, whole genome shotgun sequence encodes:
- the LOC134097452 gene encoding Fc receptor-like protein 5, with translation MCVHQGPSSGLHIRPSLSISPHSWAVEGDSVTLSCEVTDVSGNWTFLWYQAVKYRVDLPSFQYRGEYYTAELLPNSSRGAGGSYTLSPAPLEETGLYVCRAGRGDPAYQTGFSNVVPLWVLGLSPPASLVIRPNRSQHFTHNSLSLSCEVQDNSTGWTLRWLTQRRERSACPDGWESEAGPTCSTSSPGQEDSGLYWCTSESGRSNAVNITVTTGDVILESPVYPVTEGDPLTLRCLSRNSPSAFSADFYKDGSLLQSQTTGEMTIPAVSKAHEGLYKCRHPELGESPESRIMVISPSSGLHIRPSLSISTHSWTVEGDSVTLSCEVTDASSNWTFLWYRLGYYRAGLPSIKYRGEYYSAELLPDSSRGAGGSYTLSPAAHKHTGLYVCRAEGGEPAYQTDFSNVIHLWVLGLSPPASLVIRPNRTQHFTHNSLSLSCEVQDNSTGWELRWWTQRPDESECPDGWESEAGPTCSTSSPEQEDSGVYWCASESGESNAVNITVTSGDVILESPAHPVTEGDPLTLRCLSRNSPSTFSADFFKDGSLLQSQTTGEMTIPAVSKAHEGLYKCRHTELGESPESRIRVISDVDSKEKGAQH, from the exons atgtgtgtccaccAAGGCCCATCCTCTGGATTGCACATCAGGCCAAGTCTCAGTATCTCTCCACACAGCTGGGCAGTTGAAGGAGACTCAGTGACTCTGAGCTGTGAGGTTACAGATGTCTCCGGCAACTGGACATTCCTCTGGTACCAAGCTGTTAAATACAGAGTGGACTTACCATCCTTTCAGTACAGAGGGGAGTATTACACCGCAGAGCTCCTCCcaaacagcagcagaggagctggaggctcCTACACGCTCAGCCCCGCTCCTCTTGAGGAAACTGGGCTTTATGTGTGcagagcagggagaggagatCCAGCCTACCAGACAGGCTTCAGTAATGTGGTACCTCTCTGGGTTTTGG GTCTgtctcctccagcctctctgGTCATCAGACCCAACAGATctcaacacttcacacacaactctctctctctgagctgtgaGGTGCAGGACAACTCTACTGGATGGACACTGAGATGGTTGACTCAGAGACGTGAAAGATCAGCGTGTCCTGATGGGTGGGAGTCAGAGGCAGGGCCCACATGCAGCACCTCAAGCCCAGGGCAAGAGGACAGTGGGCTGTATTGGTGTACGTCTGAATCTGGACGCAGCAATGCTGTCAACATCACAGTGACAA CTGGTGATGTGATTCTGGAGAGCCCTGTCTACCCTGTGACTGAAGGAGATCCTTTGACTCTGCGCTGTTTATCCCGGAACAGTCCCTCAGCCTTCAGTGCTGATTTCTATAAAGACGGATCACTCCTTCAGAGCCAGACTACAGGAGAGATGACCATCCCTGCAGTCTCAAAGGCACATGAGGGCCTTTACAAGTGCAGACACCCAGAGCTGGGAGAGTCACCAGAGAGCCGCATCATGGTCATCA GCCCTTCATCTGGATTGCACATCAGGCCAAGTCTCAGTATTTCTACTCACAGCTGGACAGTTGAAGGAGACTCAGTGACTCTGAGCTGTGAGGTTACAGACGCCTCCTCCAACTGGACATTCCTCTGGTACAGACTTGGTTATTACAGGGCGGGCTTACCATCCATTAAGTACAGAGGGGAGTATTACTCTGCAGAGCTCCTCCCAGACAGCAGCAGGGGAGCTGGAGGCTCCTACACTCTCAGCCCTGCTGCTCATAAACACACTGGGCTTTATGtgtgcagagcagagggaggagaacCAGCCTACCAGACAGACTTCAGCAATGTGATACATCTCTGGGTTTTGG gtctgtctcctccagcctctctgGTCATCAGACCCAACAGAACtcaacatttcacacacaactctctctctctgagctgcgAGGTGCAGGACAACTCCACTGGATGGGAACTGAGATGGTGGACTCAGAGACCTGATGAATCAGAGTGTCCTGATGGGTGGGAGTCAGAGGCAGGGCCCACATGCAGCACCTCAAGCCCAGAGCAAGAGGACAGTGGGGTGTACTGGTGTGCATCTGAATCTGGAGAAAGCAATGCTGTCAACATCACAGTGACAA GTGGTGATGTGATTCTGGAGAGCCCTGCCCACCCTGTGACTGAAGGAGATCCTTTGACTCTGCGCTGTTTATCCCGGAACAGTCCCTCAACCTTCAGTGCTGATTTCTTTAAAGACGGATCACTCCTTCAGAGCCAGACTACAGGAGAGATGACCATCCCTGCAGTCTCCAAGGCACATGAGGGCCTCTAcaagtgcagacacacagagctggGAGAGTCACCAGAGAGCCGCATCAGAGTCATCA GTGATGTAGATAGCAAAGAGAAGGGGGCCCAGCACTGA
- the LOC134097453 gene encoding Fc receptor-like protein 2: protein MLEVRESLSTSVIAGVMSTGLSLVRCDWRVSVSHGWECLDRAGLVVRGHSLSRHKLNVEQSESVASLTSREEKELNGGLSIRPSLSISPHAWAVEGDSVTLSCEITDASSNWTFLWYRDVQYREDLPSFKHRGGYYSARLLPDSSRGAGGSYTLSPAALQHTGLYVCRAEGGEPAYQTEVSEAVIFLVLGLSPPASLVIRPNRSQHFTHNSLSLRCEVQDNSTGWRLRWLTARQERTVCPDGWESEAGPTCSTKSPEQLDSGLYWCASESGRSNAVNITVTSGDVILESPAHPVTEGDPLTLRCLSRNSTSTFSADFYEGGSLLQTQTTGEMTIPAVSKAHEGLYKCRHPELGESPESRIRVISETLYPPFPLIGHSPMHVYS from the exons ATGCTGGAGGTTAGGGAATCATTGAGCACAAGTGTGATAGCTGGTGTGATG TCCACGGGTCTGAGTTTGGTGCGCTGCGATTGGAGGGTATCAGTTAGCCATGGATGGGAGTGTTTGGATCGCGCTGGCCTTGTAGTAAGAGGGCACAGTTTGTCCAGACACAAGCTCAATGTGGAGCAGAGCGAGTCTGTGGCATCATTGACctccagagaggagaaggagctgaATGGAG GATTGAGCATCAGGCCAAGTCTCAGTATTTCTCCACATGCCTGGGCAGTTGAAGGAGACTCAGTGACTCTGAGCTGTGAGATTACAGACGCCTCCTCCAACTGGACATTCCTCTGGTACAGAGATGTTCAATACAGAGAGGACTTACCATCTTTTAAGCACAGAGGGGGGTATTACTCGGCGAGGCTCCTCccagacagcagcagaggagctggaggctcCTACACTCTCAGCCCTGCTGCTCTTCAACACACTGGGCTTTACGtgtgcagagcagagggaggagaacCAGCCTACCAAACAGAAGTCAGTGAGGCGGTAATTTTCCTTGTTTTGG GTCTgtctcctccagcctctctgGTCATCAGACCCAACAGATctcaacacttcacacacaactctctctctctgaggtgtGAGGTGCAGGACAACTCTACTGGATGGAGACTGAGATGGTTGACTGCAAGGCAAGAAAGAACAGTGTGTCCTGATGGGTGGGAGTCAGAGGCAGGGCCCACATGCAGTACCAAAAGCCCAGAGCAACTGGATAGTGGGCTGTACTGGTGTGCATCTGAATCTGGACGCAGCAATGCTGTCAACATCACAGTGACAA GTGGTGATGTGATTCTGGAAAGCCCTGCCCACCCTGTGACTGAAGGAGATCCTTTGACTCTGCGCTGTTTATCCCGGAACAGTACCTCAACCTTCAGTGCTGATTTCTATGAAGGCGGATCACTCCTTCAGACCCAGACTACAGGAGAGATGACCATCCCTGCAGTCTCAAAGGCACACGAGGGCCTCTACAAGTGCAGACACCCAGAGCTGGGAGAGTCACCAGAGAGCCGCATCAGGGTCATCAGTGAGACACTTtatcctccttttcctctcataGGACACAGCCCCATGCATGTTTACTCATAA